The Tripterygium wilfordii isolate XIE 37 chromosome 1, ASM1340144v1, whole genome shotgun sequence sequence TTTGACTTTTAAGCTTTTGCCtgctaaaaaaaaagaaaagaatgtgcgataatttttgaaaataaaagagaaagtaTTAATGTAGTTCATCTTTTTATCCGGTTATGTTACGTGATATCTACTAATTTCAATAtggatgttttctttttttggagtgTTCGAGTACAATGCACAGTATCACAATGTGATGAGAGTAACACATGCCATGTACAAGACATGCAATGCAACGGCACCACTGGCCACGTACACTACCGGCAACGATTCCATTACTATCAAGACGCGCGGCCACCACCTTTTCTTCTGCGGTGTCGCTGGTCATTGCCAAGCAGGACAAAAGGTTGACATCAATGTACTTTACTCTCCTGCTTTGGCTCCAactcctgctgctgctgctttccCATCTCCTTCAGTTCCCGCCGTCGAAGCAACTGATCCTTCTCCAAATAATGCGGCATCTTTGAAGCCTTCAATGGCTCTTCTTCAAGAACTTGGTTTTGCCATCTTTGCCTTCATTGTATCTTCTTTTGTTTGATCCAGTGGTGTTAAGCTTTAGGGTTTGTAACGTTATTATAGACCATATGCGGTTATATAAGTACTCCCATAACCGTATAAGAgtatgtatttgttttttttttaaatttaaaataacgcAATTAGTATGAGTAATCATCCTTTGCTTCATGTAATCTAAACACGTGGCTTGTCTAAGACTAAAAATCATACATCAATCTGACAGAACACAACCGAGTAGTTTATAAGTAAAGCCCAACTACTCTCACATTGAAGACGCATtcatgagcataacttaaacaAGAGCTTAACTTAAGCTCGCCCTTGAATTTGAAGACATCACGGAGGATTCACGTAAAACTATCATTTGAAGGCAAAGTTTTTGCAGCTTCCATGGCACATATTTGCCAAGATACATATATCGCATGCATGGATCTAAGGCATGCCTAGGAGGAACAGCACAACAGGCCAGAAGAACGAGCCACGTCACTAATAGAATAATAGAACATGTTCATACATCACAATAAATTAACAGTCTACCAAAAACCTCACTGTTCTAATGgagctctcttttttttcacaaaagtctatatatatatatatatatatatatatatatatatatatatatatatatatatatatatatatatgtatatggcaAAGCATCTCAAAGTTTGCAATAAGAACACTTCAGTAACAAAGGAACAAGCAAATTAGTTCAACCCTTGAAGTAGGTAGAGTGGTAGACTGGTTCCCTTAAATTTCAAGATCAGTTAAAAACTAAGGAGAGCACATCGTCAAACAATAAGAATCTTACCAAAGCTCATTGCCAGAAGAAGTTTCTTTAAGAGCAAATTTACCAGTCATACTACACCAGATTCACCACCATACTGCCAACAAATAGTGTACCCTCTTGCATTGCATCAAGAAATTAGACTCCAGTTATCATTTCCGCTAGCAAATAGTTCATGTTTGACAAGATTGCATTTTCTATCACTTTATGAGAGATACAAAAGGTCAATGGTTTTGGTACATACAACCCCCACACGCAATGGCCAAAAGTTTAGTACATGAGCCCGTATTACCTTCCGCTTGGGGGGGCGGGGGGGGGGGTGTTTTGGAATTATAAATTTAGTGCCGAAAAACACaggaaggcaaaaaaaaaattgttgtgaAGAAGATTGGACCTCAGTGTCTGCCAGGAACGTGATCTTGGACTAGCAGACCATTGAGAAGTGGAGACTCAGAATCCGTATTCCTTGAGAACAATATTCTCTCATGAAGCTGTGTAGGTCTgccataaaaaaatgaaaggatCAAATGATGATGAGCAGGACTGGTCTCTGTTTCATTAGGAATC is a genomic window containing:
- the LOC120003075 gene encoding mavicyanin-like — protein: MALAPRALLALLLVMAVVLELSYAAVYKVGDSAGWTTIGNVDYKQWSSTKTFEIGDVILFEYNAQYHNVMRVTHAMYKTCNATAPLATYTTGNDSITIKTRGHHLFFCGVAGHCQAGQKVDINVLYSPALAPTPAAAAFPSPSVPAVEATDPSPNNAASLKPSMALLQELGFAIFAFIVSSFV